From the genome of Sinanaerobacter sp. ZZT-01:
CATAGCTGTTCCCATATTTTGCAGTGATCACTTTTCCCGCATAAGCTGCCTTTACCGGTGTCCCACTTGCTACTTCCAAATCAATTCCGGAATGGAATTTCCTTTTGCCTGAAATTGGGTGAATTCTCCAACCAAATCTGGATGTCAATCGACCGCCGTATATCGGTTTTGAAAGCTGACCGTTTCCAATGTGTTCAAAGCTCCCATCTTCCGATGCTCCATCCTCATTACTGCCAAGTGCATAATCACCCATATAATAGTTGTGCATACTTAATGCAATTGTCTGTTGCTCCTCTGTTAAACCGATTTCCGTTACCACTTCTTCAAAAGGTTTTATTGTAACAATAAGTCCCTCCTGTTTAACAAATGCCCGTGCTAATGATCGTATTTGACTCTTGTTTAGCTTATCTTGACTCATGTACTCCCCATATTTAGCTGAATACAAAATCAGGATGTCTTGGTAATCAATCTCTAAGTTGACATCGGCAACTACGTTTTCTCCACTATCTTCATTACCTTTCAAAGAGTCTATCAAGCTTTGTAAAAAGCTCTTTTTTTCTTCATCCGCCTCTACAATCTCATTTTTTGCAA
Proteins encoded in this window:
- a CDS encoding M23 family metallopeptidase codes for the protein MTNEERIKLGLIAAQAACGNYVSAAVQSIKNWRLLLGVLSGVIVTVIVLASIIVSLPGIIMQSMLQEDKEDQYKELSLFAKNEIVEADEEKKSFLQSLIDSLKGNEDSGENVVADVNLEIDYQDILILYSAKYGEYMSQDKLNKSQIRSLARAFVKQEGLIVTIKPFEEVVTEIGLTEEQQTIALSMHNYYMGDYALGSNEDGASEDGSFEHIGNGQLSKPIYGGRLTSRFGWRIHPISGKRKFHSGIDLEVASGTPVKAAYAGKVITAKYGNSYGYHVIVDHGMIDGKHIVTCYAHNRSLAVSKGQTVATGQVIAFSGSTGDSTGPHVHFEVRVNGKVDNPLTWI